Proteins encoded in a region of the Augochlora pura isolate Apur16 chromosome 4, APUR_v2.2.1, whole genome shotgun sequence genome:
- the Cls gene encoding cardiolipin synthase has translation MVMSYCTILRFKRTATLNKYLLEKCLKQYITYRASVYSTGIGNNRKNCVAKNERIARRKALRSQIIQDIKQTKRKVEEIIEKENIWTIPNFLCMGRIVTSPYLSYLILSQDYQVALWLLIIAGFSDMADGWIARTWTSQASKLGSFLDPVADKLLVGTLFLSLAWVGLVPIPLTCLVVVRDVALVSAASYIRYRSLPPPKTLARYFDPTHATVQLAPTYISKINTGIQLFFVAGTLAAPIFHFVNHPVLVGLCYVTALTTLAGGISYLLSKNTYKLLGKKTDTKPSQ, from the exons ATGGTTATGAGCTATTGTACCATATTGCGTTTCAAGCGGACGGCAACATTGAATAAATActtgttagaaaaatgtttgaagCAATATATAACCTATCGTGCGAGCGTCTATTCGACTGGAATCGGTAACAATCGTAAGAACTGCGTAGCgaaaaatgaacgaatcgCTAGGAGAAAAGCGTTGAGGTCGCAGATAATCCAAGACATTAAACAGACCAAACGAAAAGTGGAGGAGATTATAGAGAAGGAGAACATTTGGACGATACCGAACTTTCTTTGCATGGGTAGAATCGTAACGTCGCCTTATttgagttatttaattttgtcccAGGATTACCAG GTAGCATTGTggcttttaataattgcaggATTCAGTGATATGGCAGATGGATGGATTGCACGTACATGGACGTCCCAAGCTTCGAAGCTTGGTAGTTTTCTAGATCCAGTTGCGGATAAATTGCTTGTGGGCACATTGTTCCTATCTCTGGCTTGGGTCGGATTGGTTCCCATACCTCTGACATGTCTTGTTGTTGTGAGGGACGTTGCCTTGGTTTCTGCTGCTTCTTACATTAGATATCGTTCTTTACCTCCACCA AAAACCTTGGCGAGGTATTTTGATCCAACACATGCGACTGTACAGTTAGCACCAACATACATAAGTAAAATTAACACAGGCATTCAATTGTTCTTTGTTGCTGGGACCCTGGCTGCTcctatatttcattttgtaaatcACCCGGTTCTGGTAGGATTGTGTTATGTCACAGCATTGACAACGTTGGCAGGTGGTATTAGCTACTTATTATCGAAAAATACGTATAAGCTACTAGGCAAAAAGACGGATACAAAACCGTCTCAATAG
- the Cia30 gene encoding complex I intermediate-associated protein 30, whose translation MSRVLHLCSKISNAGTRTFHNGRCMLGFWEPERSNYPVVYDDVEKRKNLSLLERFKARCRDFKVESTLLLKEMRNIFNIYPNMIIPDVEDVIWKFDGTLDSRKQWVLTCDSDYNEGFSTAKLDFTRTGTGLFHGYLSPRVPKDGSIGRAGYCNITTIRKTKSFQRKATYDFSGYNSFVLRVRGDGRCYMLNVLQKGEFDITWNHAFHYFLQTTGGPYWQHVKVPFAKFLFATKGVIQNDQEPMPTSTITNFGITLGDKIEGPFQLEIDYIGVCYDPAVFESCAYETVDIRDL comes from the exons ATGTCTCGGGTATTGCACTTGTGTTCAAAAATTTCGAACGCTGGCACGCGAACGTTTCATAACGGTAGATGTATGCTAGGATTTTGGGAACCAGAGAGATCGAATTATCCGGTAGTATACGATGACGtagagaaacgaaaaaacTTGAGCTTGCTGGAAAGATTTAAAGCAAGATGCCGCGACTTCAAAGTAGAGAGTACATTACTACTCAAAGAAATGCGGAacattttcaacatttatCCTAACATGATAATACCAGATGTAGAAGATGTGATTTGGAAGTTCGATGGAACGTTAGATAGTCGGAAACAGTGGGTATTAACCTGCGACAGCGATTATAACGAAGGTTTCTCGACTGCTAA gTTAGACTTCACGCGTACCGGTACAGGGCTGTTTCATGGTTATCTAAGTCCTCGTGTACCTAAGGACGGTTCAATCGGGAGAGCtggttattgtaatataactACCATACGAAAAACCAAATCCTTTCAAAGAAAGGCTACGTACGATTTCTCTGGTTACAATAGCTTTGTTTTGAGAGTACGAGGAGACGGAAGATGTTATATGTTAAACGTGTTACAAAAAGGAGAATTTGATATTACGTGGAATCATGCTTTCCATTATTTCCTGCAAACCACAGGTGGTCCTTATTGGCAGCACGTTAAAGTACCATTcgcaaaatttctatttgccACAAAGGGTGTGATACAAAACGATCAGGAGCCTATGCCAACGTCTACAATAACGAATTTCGGGATCACGCTCGGCGATAAGATCGAGGGTCCTTTTCAGTTAGAAATTGATTATATCGGAGTATGTTATGATCCAGCTGTGTTCGAGTCGTGTGCTTATGAAACGGTTGATATCAGAGACTTGTAA